From the Micromonospora lupini genome, one window contains:
- a CDS encoding LLM class flavin-dependent oxidoreductase translates to MTLTFHWFLPTNGDSRDVVGGGHGVPTGAAGGARPASVAYLGQIARTAEQLGFVGALTPTGAWCEDAWLSTAMLTEVTERLKFLVAFRPGLTSPTLAAQMASTFQRLSRGRLLLNVVTGGESSEQRAYGDFLDKDARYARADEFLHVVRALWRGETVDHHGAHLRVEQARLHRLPDPAPPVYFGGSSAAALPVAVLHSDVYLTWGEPPAQVADKLDRVRALAAEAGRSLRFGIRLHVIARDTADEAWAQARRLLSGISEADIRAVQDGLRRSESEGQRRMLDLHGGSRDSLEVSPNLWAGVGLVRGGAGTALVGSHREIADRIAEYHALGIDEFILSGYPHLEEAYWFGEGVLPILRERGLWRHPDGQPGPTDAVDVPFAGTSTPRPAPEPAAAR, encoded by the coding sequence ATGACCCTCACCTTCCACTGGTTCCTGCCCACCAACGGCGACAGCCGGGACGTCGTCGGCGGCGGCCACGGCGTGCCGACCGGGGCCGCCGGAGGCGCCCGACCGGCAAGCGTGGCGTACCTGGGGCAGATCGCCCGCACCGCCGAACAGCTCGGCTTCGTCGGCGCGCTCACCCCCACCGGCGCGTGGTGCGAGGACGCCTGGTTGAGCACGGCGATGCTCACCGAGGTCACCGAACGCCTCAAGTTCCTGGTGGCCTTCCGGCCCGGCCTGACCTCACCCACCCTCGCCGCCCAGATGGCCTCGACGTTCCAGCGGCTGTCCCGGGGCCGCCTGCTGCTCAACGTGGTCACCGGCGGCGAGTCATCGGAGCAGCGGGCGTACGGCGACTTCCTGGACAAGGACGCCCGGTACGCGCGGGCCGACGAGTTCCTGCACGTCGTGCGCGCGCTCTGGCGGGGTGAGACGGTCGACCACCACGGCGCCCACCTGCGCGTCGAGCAGGCCCGGCTGCACCGGCTGCCCGACCCGGCGCCGCCTGTCTACTTCGGCGGCTCGTCCGCCGCCGCCCTGCCGGTGGCGGTGCTGCACAGCGACGTCTACCTCACCTGGGGCGAGCCGCCCGCCCAGGTCGCCGACAAACTGGACCGGGTGCGGGCGCTGGCCGCCGAGGCCGGCCGGTCCCTGCGGTTCGGCATCCGACTGCACGTCATCGCCCGGGACACCGCCGACGAGGCGTGGGCACAGGCTCGCCGCCTGCTCAGCGGCATCTCCGAGGCCGACATCCGGGCCGTGCAGGACGGGCTGCGCCGCAGCGAGTCCGAGGGGCAGCGCCGGATGCTCGACCTGCACGGTGGCTCCCGCGACAGCCTGGAGGTCTCGCCCAACCTGTGGGCAGGCGTCGGGCTGGTCCGGGGTGGCGCGGGCACCGCACTCGTCGGCAGCCACCGCGAGATCGCCGACCGGATCGCCGAGTACCACGCGCTCGGCATCGACGAGTTCATCCTCTCCGGCTATCCGCACCTGGAGGAGGCGTACTGGTTCGGCGAGGGCGTCCTGCCGATCCTGCGCGAGCGCGGACTGTGGCGGCACCCCGACGGTCAGCCGGGGCCGACGGACGCGGTCGACGTCCCCTTCGCCGGCACGTCCACACCCCGCCCGGCACCGGAGCCCGCCGCGGCCCGCTGA
- a CDS encoding aliphatic sulfonate ABC transporter substrate-binding protein, with translation MRTPSPSHSRRRRLLTAAFTAVVLLAAAAVSACGGTADAGGSAAKLRIGYQRFGGLSLVKARGETPGVEWSLFESGPALTEALKAGSIDIGQVGEAPPVFAAAGKIPFSIIGTSVPIPQGEAVLVKADSGYRSFADLKGKTIALNKGSNVHWLLVRLLEANKMTLKDIEVKYLKPAEGRPAFDSGQVDAWVIWDPYFALAEQPGVRVLADATGLASNREYVLAAPDAVAKRSDDIRAFLQRYREVTDWGIANPQERARTLAPELKIPEDVTSRALDRSAKPLAPVTPAIGDELQAITDSFIALDLIPGPVDIRSRVDDRFSAVFQ, from the coding sequence ATGCGTACCCCCTCGCCGAGTCATAGCCGACGTCGCCGCCTGCTGACGGCCGCGTTCACCGCCGTGGTCCTGCTCGCCGCAGCCGCCGTGAGCGCCTGCGGCGGGACTGCCGACGCCGGAGGCAGCGCGGCCAAGCTGCGGATCGGCTACCAGCGCTTCGGGGGGCTGAGCCTGGTCAAGGCGCGCGGCGAGACCCCGGGCGTCGAGTGGTCGCTGTTCGAGAGCGGTCCGGCGCTCACCGAGGCGCTCAAGGCTGGGTCGATCGACATCGGGCAGGTCGGGGAGGCCCCACCCGTCTTCGCCGCCGCCGGGAAGATCCCGTTCTCCATCATCGGCACCTCGGTGCCGATCCCGCAGGGTGAGGCGGTGCTGGTCAAGGCCGACAGCGGCTACCGCAGCTTCGCCGACCTCAAGGGCAAGACGATCGCCCTCAACAAGGGCTCCAACGTGCACTGGCTGCTGGTCCGGCTGCTGGAGGCCAACAAGATGACGTTGAAGGACATCGAGGTCAAGTACCTCAAGCCGGCCGAGGGGCGGCCCGCGTTCGACAGCGGGCAGGTCGACGCCTGGGTGATCTGGGACCCGTACTTCGCGCTCGCCGAGCAGCCGGGCGTGCGGGTGCTCGCCGACGCGACCGGCCTGGCCAGCAACCGTGAGTACGTGCTGGCCGCCCCCGACGCGGTCGCCAAGCGCTCGGACGACATCCGGGCGTTCCTGCAGCGCTACCGCGAGGTGACCGACTGGGGCATCGCCAACCCGCAGGAGCGGGCCCGCACGCTCGCCCCGGAGTTGAAGATCCCGGAGGACGTCACCAGCCGCGCCCTGGACCGCAGCGCCAAGCCGCTCGCCCCGGTCACCCCGGCCATCGGCGACGAACTCCAGGCCATCACGGACAGCTTCATCGCGCTGGACCTCATTCCGGGCCCGGTCGACATCAGGAGCCGGGTGGACGACCGCTTCAGCGCGGTGTTCCAGTGA
- a CDS encoding ABC transporter permease, translating to MSRTPLLETPPEAAAVAAPDPRRPRPARRWRRLVSPVVLVLGWELAARTGVLAPEKLPAPSDVLATGWRLSRDGTLAVHLLDSLTRAGAGLLIGGVLALVLGTVAGLLRLGDDLVDPPVQMARMLPHLGLVPLLIIWVGIGESLKISLVALGAFFPIYFNTYAGIRDIDERLVEAARACGLGQAARLRHVVLPGALPSLFLGLRLAIGAAWLSLVVGEQVNAQTGIGFLMMEAREFSQTDVVVLGLLVYALLGLISDLALRVAERRMLTWRRGLRAS from the coding sequence GTGAGTCGTACACCATTGTTGGAAACGCCGCCGGAGGCCGCGGCCGTCGCGGCGCCCGACCCGCGACGGCCCCGGCCGGCCCGGCGGTGGCGACGGCTGGTGAGCCCGGTCGTGCTGGTGCTGGGCTGGGAACTGGCCGCCCGCACCGGGGTGCTGGCGCCGGAGAAGCTGCCCGCGCCGAGCGACGTGCTCGCCACCGGCTGGCGACTGTCCCGCGACGGTACGCTCGCCGTCCACCTCCTGGACTCCCTGACCCGGGCCGGCGCGGGTCTGCTCATCGGCGGCGTCCTGGCGCTGGTCCTGGGCACGGTGGCCGGGCTGTTGCGCCTCGGCGACGACCTGGTCGACCCGCCGGTGCAGATGGCCCGGATGCTGCCGCACCTGGGCCTCGTGCCGCTGCTGATCATCTGGGTCGGCATCGGCGAGTCGTTGAAGATCAGCCTGGTGGCCCTTGGCGCGTTCTTCCCCATCTACTTCAACACGTACGCCGGCATCCGGGACATCGACGAACGGTTGGTGGAGGCGGCCCGCGCCTGCGGGCTCGGGCAGGCCGCCCGGCTGCGCCACGTGGTGCTGCCCGGCGCGCTGCCGTCGCTCTTCCTCGGCCTGCGCCTCGCGATCGGGGCGGCCTGGCTCAGCCTCGTCGTCGGCGAGCAGGTGAACGCCCAGACCGGCATCGGCTTCCTGATGATGGAGGCGCGGGAGTTCAGTCAGACCGACGTCGTGGTCCTCGGCCTGCTCGTCTACGCGCTGCTCGGGCTGATATCCGACCTTGCCCTGCGCGTTGCGGAGAGGAGGATGTTGACATGGCGACGCGGACTGCGAGCCAGCTGA
- a CDS encoding ABC transporter ATP-binding protein, with product MATRTASQLTGATPVLTAHAIHRAFGSAVVLAGVDLTIARGEVVALLGGSGSGKSTLLRILAGLDGDASGETVVHGTAAVVFQEHRLLPWKRVAANVGLGLSGPDTVGRIDRALREVGLAERHRAWPAELSGGQAQRVAVARALVREPDLLLLDEPFGALDALTRLRMQVLLRRLRAEHGFAALLVTHDVEEALLLADRILLLDDCRIAAELPVDLGPTRTPDDPGFGALRRHLLDRLGVPTT from the coding sequence ATGGCGACGCGGACTGCGAGCCAGCTGACCGGCGCGACGCCGGTGCTGACCGCCCACGCGATCCACCGGGCCTTCGGGTCGGCGGTCGTGCTGGCCGGGGTCGACCTGACCATCGCGCGGGGCGAGGTGGTGGCCCTGCTGGGCGGCAGCGGCTCCGGCAAGAGCACCCTCCTGCGGATCCTCGCCGGGCTGGACGGCGACGCCAGCGGCGAGACAGTCGTGCACGGCACCGCCGCCGTGGTCTTCCAGGAACACCGGCTCCTGCCCTGGAAGCGGGTGGCGGCGAACGTCGGGCTCGGCCTGTCCGGCCCGGACACCGTCGGGCGCATCGATCGGGCGTTGCGGGAGGTGGGGCTCGCCGAGCGGCACCGCGCCTGGCCGGCCGAGCTGTCCGGCGGGCAGGCGCAGCGGGTGGCTGTGGCGCGCGCCCTGGTCCGCGAACCGGATCTGCTGCTGCTCGACGAACCGTTCGGGGCCCTGGACGCGCTCACCAGGCTGCGGATGCAGGTGCTGCTGCGCCGGCTGCGCGCCGAACACGGCTTCGCCGCCCTGCTTGTCACCCACGACGTGGAGGAGGCACTGCTGCTCGCCGACCGGATCCTGCTCCTCGACGACTGCCGCATCGCCGCGGAGTTGCCCGTCGACCTCGGCCCCACCCGTACGCCTGACGACCCGGGCTTCGGCGCGCTGCGCCGCCACCTGCTCGACCGACTCGGCGTTCCCACCACCTGA
- a CDS encoding selenium-binding family protein: protein MTRWTPDPTFYPSPSQAATAPAEKLAYVAAFDRSASRPDAIAVLDTDPDSPDYGRVVGWTDLPHLGDEVHHFGWNACSSALCPTAPHPHVERRYLIVPGLRSSRIHVLDTQPDPRQPQVVKVIGPEELSKRAGYSRPHTVHCGPDGIYLSALGGADGAEGPGGIAILDHTTFDVRGAWEADRGPQFLAYDVWWHLTQDVLVTSEWGTPSMIEDGIIGELLLGRRYGHAIHFWDLAKRRHVQRVDLGDQYQMPLELRPAHDPRKSYGFVGVVISVEDLSASVWLWHRDGDAWAVTKVIDIPAEPADPADLPDLLKPFGAVPPLVTDIDLSVDDKFLYVSCWGTGELRQYDVSDPLHPVQTGSVHLGGIVRRTAHPSAPDEALAGGPQMVEVSRDGRRVYVSNSLYGSWDDQFYPDGVGAWLAKLDVDVDAGGLTPDERFFPHGEEFRGRRVHQTRLQGGDASSDSYCFP from the coding sequence ATGACCCGCTGGACGCCCGACCCCACCTTCTACCCGTCACCGTCGCAGGCGGCGACCGCGCCGGCGGAGAAGCTCGCCTACGTGGCGGCCTTCGACCGCAGCGCCAGCCGCCCGGACGCCATCGCGGTGCTGGACACCGACCCCGACTCCCCCGACTACGGCCGGGTCGTCGGCTGGACCGACCTGCCGCACCTCGGCGACGAGGTGCACCACTTCGGGTGGAACGCGTGCAGCAGCGCGCTCTGCCCGACCGCCCCGCACCCGCACGTCGAGCGGCGCTACCTGATCGTGCCCGGCCTGCGCTCGTCGCGCATCCACGTGCTCGACACCCAGCCCGACCCGCGCCAACCGCAGGTCGTCAAGGTGATCGGGCCGGAGGAGTTGTCGAAGCGGGCCGGCTACTCCCGACCGCACACCGTGCACTGCGGCCCGGACGGCATCTACCTGTCCGCGCTCGGTGGCGCGGACGGCGCGGAGGGTCCGGGTGGCATCGCGATCCTGGACCACACCACGTTCGACGTCCGTGGGGCGTGGGAGGCCGACCGGGGCCCGCAGTTCCTGGCGTACGACGTGTGGTGGCACCTCACCCAGGACGTGCTCGTCACAAGCGAGTGGGGCACCCCGTCGATGATCGAGGACGGGATCATCGGCGAGCTGCTGCTGGGCCGGCGCTACGGCCACGCCATCCACTTCTGGGACCTCGCGAAACGTCGGCACGTGCAGCGGGTCGACCTGGGTGATCAGTACCAGATGCCGCTGGAGCTACGCCCGGCACACGATCCGCGGAAGTCGTACGGCTTCGTCGGGGTGGTGATCAGCGTCGAGGACCTGTCCGCCTCGGTCTGGCTGTGGCACCGCGACGGAGACGCCTGGGCGGTCACCAAGGTGATCGACATCCCGGCCGAGCCGGCCGACCCGGCGGACCTGCCCGACCTGCTCAAGCCGTTCGGCGCGGTGCCGCCGCTGGTGACCGACATCGACCTGTCGGTGGACGACAAGTTCCTCTACGTCTCCTGCTGGGGCACCGGCGAGCTGCGCCAGTACGACGTCAGCGACCCGCTGCACCCCGTGCAGACCGGCTCGGTGCACCTCGGCGGGATCGTCCGCCGCACCGCGCACCCGTCCGCGCCCGACGAGGCCCTCGCCGGTGGGCCGCAGATGGTCGAGGTGAGCCGGGACGGGCGGCGGGTCTACGTCAGCAACTCCCTCTACGGCTCGTGGGACGACCAGTTCTATCCGGACGGGGTGGGGGCCTGGCTGGCGAAGCTCGACGTCGACGTGGACGCCGGCGGGCTCACGCCCGACGAGAGGTTCTTCCCGCACGGCGAGGAGTTCCGGGGCCGGCGGGTGCACCAGACCCGCCTCCAGGGCGGGGACGCGTCCTCCGACTCGTACTGCTTTCCGTGA